In Tachysurus fulvidraco isolate hzauxx_2018 chromosome 1, HZAU_PFXX_2.0, whole genome shotgun sequence, a single window of DNA contains:
- the LOC113657073 gene encoding calpain-1 catalytic subunit-like, with protein sequence MSVSKYLNQDYEVLRSQCLRENKIFRDPHFPAAPESLGFNVLGPNSAKTKGVEWKRPGYKGKQDVCLGPEDLQRPVAQNEFVNSREVCQRLDRPLDEYVIIPAIFESNKEASFLLRVFSEK encoded by the exons ATGTCTGTATCAAAGTACCTGAATCAGGACTACGAGGTCCTCCGGAGTCAGTGTTTgagggaaaacaaaatattcCGCGATCCTCATTTCCCAGCTGCGCCTGAGTCTCTGGGCTTTAATGTATTAGGACCCAATTCAGCCAAGACCAAGGGGGTGGAATGGAAAAGGCCTGGG tATAAAGGAAAGCAGGATGTCTGCCTTGGACCTGAAGATCTGCAGAGGCCGGTGGCTCAAAACGAATTCGTGAACAGTCGGGAGGTGTGTCAACGCCTCGACCGTCCACTTGATGAATACGTCATCATTCCAGCCATCTTTGAGTCGAACAAAGAAGCCAGTTTCCTGTTGCGGGTGTTTTCTGAGAAGTAG